The proteins below are encoded in one region of Antennarius striatus isolate MH-2024 chromosome 7, ASM4005453v1, whole genome shotgun sequence:
- the foxq2 gene encoding forkhead box Q2: MSLRYLNSEMTMEDRSSCNSGRERLGLSFTIDYLLFNKGVKGFKEEATGSREAEQTTNNMQNHQNPKPKEVGIHSEKQETWIQRSEVKTEETKVKEKEGDEVQQEKGEEEVTTTIFTISSPEKSADKPNQSYIALISKAILASEQKKLLLCDIYQWIMDHYPYFKSKDKNWRNSVRHNLSLNDCFIKAGRSDNGKGHFWAIHPSNYQDFSKGDYHCRRARRRVRKVAGQIPISTLGSPYHPTLAQHHRSVCWCFPQVQTLPLSCLTPRLYWPWSTAPPQTGLHLGLRASVP; this comes from the exons ATGAGTCTGAGATATCTTAATTCAGAGATGACAATGGAGGACAGAAGCAGCTGCAACAGTGGGAGAGAAAGGCTTGGACTGAGCTTTACTATTGACTACCTTCTGTTCAATAAAGGAGTCAAAGGTTTTAAAGAAGAAGCGACAGGAAGTCGTGAAGCAGAGCAGACAACCAACAACATGCAAAATCATCAGAATCCTAAACCCAAAGAGGTGGGGATTCACTCTGAGAAACAAGAGACGTGGATACAGAGGTCAGAGGTAAAGACCGAAGAGACGAAAGTCAAAGAAAAGGAGGGGGATGAAGTGCAAcaggagaagggggaggaggaagtgaCCACCACCATATTTACAATCAGCAGTCCAGAGAAGTCGGCGGACAAACCCAACCAGTCGTACATCGCGCTCATCTCCAAGGCTATCCTGGCAtcagagcagaagaagctgctgCTCTGTGACATCTACCAATGGATCATGGACCACTACCCATACTTCAAGAGTAAG GATAAAAACTGGAGGAACAGCGTACGCCACAACTTGTCCCTGAATGATTGCTTCATCAAAGCGGGCCGAAGTGACAATGGTAAAGGCCACTTCTGGGCGATTCACCCGTCAAACTACCAGGACTTTTCTAAAGGGGACTACCACTGCCGGAGGGCACGGCGAAGGGTTCGCAAGGTGGCGGGACAGATCCCCATTTCCACTCTGGGCTCCCCATACCATCCCACCCTTGCCCAGCACCACAGATCAGTCTGCTGGTGCTTTCCTCAAGTCCAAACTCTGCCTTTATCTTGTTTGACGCCCAGACTCTACTGGCCATGGTCCACAGCACCACCCCAAACAGGGCTCCACCTCGGCCTACGTGCCTCTGTACCTTga